One Dasypus novemcinctus isolate mDasNov1 chromosome 1, mDasNov1.1.hap2, whole genome shotgun sequence genomic window carries:
- the FGFR3 gene encoding fibroblast growth factor receptor 3 isoform X6 has translation MGAPARALALCLAVAVVARATSGLPGTELRVGRRAAEAPGPEPGQQEQLVFGAGDAVELSCHPPAGGPSGPTVWVKDGVGLEPSERVLVGPQRLRVLNASHEDAGTYGCWLRLSQRVLCRFAVRVTDAPSSGDDEDGEDEAEDTAGAPYWTRPERMDKKLLAVPAANTVRFRCPAAGNPAPSISWLKNGKEFRGEHRIGGIKLRHQQWSLVMESVVPSDRGNYTCVVENKFGSIQQTYTLDVLERSPHRPILQAGLPANQTAVVGSDVEFHCKVYSDAQPHIQWLKHVEVNGSKVGPDGTPYVTVLKTAGANSTDRELEVLSLHNVTFEDAGEYTCLAGNSIGFSHHSAWLVVLPAEEELVEADEAGSVYAGVLSYGVGFSLFTLAVAAVTLCRLRSPPKKGLGSPAVHKVSRFPLKRQVSLESNSSMNSNSPLVRIARLSSGEGPALANVSELELPADPKWELSRARLTLGKPLGEGCFGQVVMAEAIGIDKDRAAKPVTVAVKMLKDDATDKDLSDLVSEMEMMKMIGKHKNILNLLGACTQGGPLYVLVEYAAKGNLREYLRARRPPGMDYSFDTCRLPEEQLTFKDLVSCAYQVARGMEYLASQKCIHRDLAARNVLVTEDNVMKIADFGLARDVHNLDYYKKTTNGRLPVKWMAPEALFDRVYTHQSDVWSFGVLLWEIFTLGGSPYPGIPVEELFKLLREGHRMDRPANCTHDLYMIMRECWHAAPSQRPTFKQLVEDLDRVLAVTSTDEYLDLSVPFEQYSPGGQDTPSSGSSGDDSVFAHDLLPPASPGGGGPRT, from the exons atgggcgccccggcccgcgcccTCGCGCTCTGCCTGGCCGTGGCCGTCGTGGCCCGCGCCACCTCGGGGCTCCCGGGCACGGAGCTGCGCGTCGGACGCAGAGCGGCAG AGGCCCCGGGCCCAGAGCCCGGTCAGCAGGAGCAGCTGGTCTTCGGCGCTGGGGACGCCGTGGAGCTGAGCTGCCACCCGCCCGCCGGCGGCCCCTCGGGGCCCACCGTCTGGGTCAAGGAcggggtggggctggagccctcCGAGCGCGTCCTGGTGGGGCCGCAGAGGCTGCGTGTGCTCAATGCCTCCCACGAGGACGCCGGCACCTACGGCTGCTGGCTGCGGCTCTCCCAGCGCGTCCTGTGTCGCTTCGCCGTGCGTGTGACAG ATGCTCCGTCCTCGGGCGACGATGAAGACGGAGAGGACGAGGCCGAGGACACGG CAGGGGCCCCTTACTGGACACGGCCCGAGCGGATGGACAAGAAGCTTCTGGCCGTGCCGGCCGCCAACACCGTCCGCTTCCGCTGCCCGGCCGCCGGCAACCCCGCGCCGTCCATCTCCTGGCTCAAGAACGGCAAGGAGTTCCGCGGCGAGCACCGCATCGGGGGCATCAAG CTGCGCCACCAGCAGTGGAGCCTGGTCATGGAGAGCGTGGTGCCCTCTGACCGCGGCAACTACACCTGCGTCGTGGAGAACAAGTTCGGCAGCATCCAGCAGACGTACACGCTGGACGTGCTGG AGCGCTCCCCGCACCGGCCCATCCTGCAGGCGGGGCTGCCGGCCAACCAGACGGCGGTGGTGGGCAGCGACGTGGAGTTCCACTGCAAGGTGTACAGCGACGCGCAGCCCCACATCCAGTGGCTCAAGCACGTGGAGGTGAACGGCAGCAAGGTGGGCCCCGACGGCACGCCCTACGTCACCGTGCTCAAG ACGGCGGGCGCCAACAGCACCGACAGGGAGCTGGAGGTGCTGTCTTTGCACAATGTCACCTTTGAGGACGCGGGGGAGTACACCTGTCTGGCGGGCAATTCTATCGGCTTTTCCCATCACTCTGCGTGGCTGGTGGTGCTGCCAG CTGAGGAGGAGCTGGTGGAGGCCGACGAGGCGGGCAGCGTGTACGCGGGCGTCCTCAGCTACGGGGTGGGCTTCTCCCTCTTCACGCTGGCGGTGGCGGCCGTGACCCTCTGCCGCCTGCGCAGCCCACCCAAGAAGGGGCTGGGCTCGCCCGCCGTGCACAAGGTCTCCCGCTTCCCGCTCAAGCGACAG GTGTCCTTGGAGTCCAACTCGTCCATGAACTCCAACTCGCCGCTGGTGCGCATCGCCCGCCTGTCCTCCGGGGAGGGCCCCGCGCTGGCCAACGTCTCGGAGCTTGAGCTGCCCGCCGACCCCAAGTGGGAGCTGTCCCGGGCCCG GCTGACGCTGGGCAAGCCGCTCGGGGAGGGCTGCTTCGGCCAGGTGGTCATGGCGGAGGCCATCGGCATCGACAAGGACCGCGCGGCCAAGCCCGTCACCGTGGCAGTGAAGATGCTGAAGG ACGACGCCACGGACAAGGACCTGTCCGACCTGGTGTCTGAGATGGAGATGATGAAGATGATCGGGAAGCACAAGAACATCCTCAATCTGCTGGGAGCCTGCACGCAGGGAG GGCCCCTGTACGTGCTGGTGGAGTACGCGGCCAAGGGCAACCTGCGGGAGTACCTGCGGGCGCGGCGGCCCCCGGGCATGGACTACTCCTTCGACACCTGCAGGCTGCCCGAGGAGCAGCTCACCTTCAAGGACCTGGTGTCCTGCGCCTACCAGGTGGCCCGCGGAATGGAGTACCTGGCCTCCCAGAAG TGCATCCACCGGGACCTGGCCGCGCGCAACGTGCTGGTGACCGAGGACAACGTGATGAAGATCGCGGACTTCGGCCTGGCCCGCGACGTGCACAACCTCGACTACTACAAGAAGACGACCAAT GGGCGGCTGCCAGTGAAGTGGATGGCGCCCGAGGCCCTGTTCGACCGCGTCTACACCCACCAGAGTGACGT CTGGTCCTTCGGCGTCCTGCTCTGGGAGattttcaccctgggcggctcgcCGTACCCCGGCATCCCCGTGGAGGAGCTCTTCAAGCTGCTGAGGGAAGGCCACCGCATGGACAGGCCGGCCAACTGCACGCACGACCT GTACATGATCATGCGCGAGTGCTGGCACGCGGCGCCGTCCCAGAGGCCCACGTTCAAGCAGCTGGTGGAGGACCTGGACCGCGTCCTGGCCGTGACGTCCACGGAC GAGTACCTGGACCTCTCGGTGCCCTTCGAGCAGTACTCGCCCGGCGGCCAGGACACACCCAGCTCCGGCTCCTCGGGGGACGACTCCGTGTTCGCCCACGACCTGCTGCCGCCCGCCTCGCCCGGCGGCGGGGGTCCGCGGACGTGA
- the FGFR3 gene encoding fibroblast growth factor receptor 3 isoform X7, translating to MGAPARALALCLAVAVVARATSGLPGTELRVGRRAAEAPGPEPGQQEQLVFGAGDAVELSCHPPAGGPSGPTVWVKDGVGLEPSERVLVGPQRLRVLNASHEDAGTYGCWLRLSQRVLCRFAVRVTDAPSSGDDEDGEDEAEDTGAPYWTRPERMDKKLLAVPAANTVRFRCPAAGNPAPSISWLKNGKEFRGEHRIGGIKLRHQQWSLVMESVVPSDRGNYTCVVENKFGSIQQTYTLDVLERSPHRPILQAGLPANQTAVVGSDVEFHCKVYSDAQPHIQWLKHVEVNGSKVGPDGTPYVTVLKTAGANSTDRELEVLSLHNVTFEDAGEYTCLAGNSIGFSHHSAWLVVLPAEEELVEADEAGSVYAGVLSYGVGFSLFTLAVAAVTLCRLRSPPKKGLGSPAVHKVSRFPLKRQQVSLESNSSMNSNSPLVRIARLSSGEGPALANVSELELPADPKWELSRARLTLGKPLGEGCFGQVVMAEAIGIDKDRAAKPVTVAVKMLKDDATDKDLSDLVSEMEMMKMIGKHKNILNLLGACTQGGPLYVLVEYAAKGNLREYLRARRPPGMDYSFDTCRLPEEQLTFKDLVSCAYQVARGMEYLASQKCIHRDLAARNVLVTEDNVMKIADFGLARDVHNLDYYKKTTNGRLPVKWMAPEALFDRVYTHQSDVWSFGVLLWEIFTLGGSPYPGIPVEELFKLLREGHRMDRPANCTHDLYMIMRECWHAAPSQRPTFKQLVEDLDRVLAVTSTDEYLDLSVPFEQYSPGGQDTPSSGSSGDDSVFAHDLLPPASPGGGGPRT from the exons atgggcgccccggcccgcgcccTCGCGCTCTGCCTGGCCGTGGCCGTCGTGGCCCGCGCCACCTCGGGGCTCCCGGGCACGGAGCTGCGCGTCGGACGCAGAGCGGCAG AGGCCCCGGGCCCAGAGCCCGGTCAGCAGGAGCAGCTGGTCTTCGGCGCTGGGGACGCCGTGGAGCTGAGCTGCCACCCGCCCGCCGGCGGCCCCTCGGGGCCCACCGTCTGGGTCAAGGAcggggtggggctggagccctcCGAGCGCGTCCTGGTGGGGCCGCAGAGGCTGCGTGTGCTCAATGCCTCCCACGAGGACGCCGGCACCTACGGCTGCTGGCTGCGGCTCTCCCAGCGCGTCCTGTGTCGCTTCGCCGTGCGTGTGACAG ATGCTCCGTCCTCGGGCGACGATGAAGACGGAGAGGACGAGGCCGAGGACACGG GGGCCCCTTACTGGACACGGCCCGAGCGGATGGACAAGAAGCTTCTGGCCGTGCCGGCCGCCAACACCGTCCGCTTCCGCTGCCCGGCCGCCGGCAACCCCGCGCCGTCCATCTCCTGGCTCAAGAACGGCAAGGAGTTCCGCGGCGAGCACCGCATCGGGGGCATCAAG CTGCGCCACCAGCAGTGGAGCCTGGTCATGGAGAGCGTGGTGCCCTCTGACCGCGGCAACTACACCTGCGTCGTGGAGAACAAGTTCGGCAGCATCCAGCAGACGTACACGCTGGACGTGCTGG AGCGCTCCCCGCACCGGCCCATCCTGCAGGCGGGGCTGCCGGCCAACCAGACGGCGGTGGTGGGCAGCGACGTGGAGTTCCACTGCAAGGTGTACAGCGACGCGCAGCCCCACATCCAGTGGCTCAAGCACGTGGAGGTGAACGGCAGCAAGGTGGGCCCCGACGGCACGCCCTACGTCACCGTGCTCAAG ACGGCGGGCGCCAACAGCACCGACAGGGAGCTGGAGGTGCTGTCTTTGCACAATGTCACCTTTGAGGACGCGGGGGAGTACACCTGTCTGGCGGGCAATTCTATCGGCTTTTCCCATCACTCTGCGTGGCTGGTGGTGCTGCCAG CTGAGGAGGAGCTGGTGGAGGCCGACGAGGCGGGCAGCGTGTACGCGGGCGTCCTCAGCTACGGGGTGGGCTTCTCCCTCTTCACGCTGGCGGTGGCGGCCGTGACCCTCTGCCGCCTGCGCAGCCCACCCAAGAAGGGGCTGGGCTCGCCCGCCGTGCACAAGGTCTCCCGCTTCCCGCTCAAGCGACAG CAGGTGTCCTTGGAGTCCAACTCGTCCATGAACTCCAACTCGCCGCTGGTGCGCATCGCCCGCCTGTCCTCCGGGGAGGGCCCCGCGCTGGCCAACGTCTCGGAGCTTGAGCTGCCCGCCGACCCCAAGTGGGAGCTGTCCCGGGCCCG GCTGACGCTGGGCAAGCCGCTCGGGGAGGGCTGCTTCGGCCAGGTGGTCATGGCGGAGGCCATCGGCATCGACAAGGACCGCGCGGCCAAGCCCGTCACCGTGGCAGTGAAGATGCTGAAGG ACGACGCCACGGACAAGGACCTGTCCGACCTGGTGTCTGAGATGGAGATGATGAAGATGATCGGGAAGCACAAGAACATCCTCAATCTGCTGGGAGCCTGCACGCAGGGAG GGCCCCTGTACGTGCTGGTGGAGTACGCGGCCAAGGGCAACCTGCGGGAGTACCTGCGGGCGCGGCGGCCCCCGGGCATGGACTACTCCTTCGACACCTGCAGGCTGCCCGAGGAGCAGCTCACCTTCAAGGACCTGGTGTCCTGCGCCTACCAGGTGGCCCGCGGAATGGAGTACCTGGCCTCCCAGAAG TGCATCCACCGGGACCTGGCCGCGCGCAACGTGCTGGTGACCGAGGACAACGTGATGAAGATCGCGGACTTCGGCCTGGCCCGCGACGTGCACAACCTCGACTACTACAAGAAGACGACCAAT GGGCGGCTGCCAGTGAAGTGGATGGCGCCCGAGGCCCTGTTCGACCGCGTCTACACCCACCAGAGTGACGT CTGGTCCTTCGGCGTCCTGCTCTGGGAGattttcaccctgggcggctcgcCGTACCCCGGCATCCCCGTGGAGGAGCTCTTCAAGCTGCTGAGGGAAGGCCACCGCATGGACAGGCCGGCCAACTGCACGCACGACCT GTACATGATCATGCGCGAGTGCTGGCACGCGGCGCCGTCCCAGAGGCCCACGTTCAAGCAGCTGGTGGAGGACCTGGACCGCGTCCTGGCCGTGACGTCCACGGAC GAGTACCTGGACCTCTCGGTGCCCTTCGAGCAGTACTCGCCCGGCGGCCAGGACACACCCAGCTCCGGCTCCTCGGGGGACGACTCCGTGTTCGCCCACGACCTGCTGCCGCCCGCCTCGCCCGGCGGCGGGGGTCCGCGGACGTGA
- the FGFR3 gene encoding fibroblast growth factor receptor 3 isoform X8, with protein sequence MGAPARALALCLAVAVVARATSGLPGTELRVGRRAAEAPGPEPGQQEQLVFGAGDAVELSCHPPAGGPSGPTVWVKDGVGLEPSERVLVGPQRLRVLNASHEDAGTYGCWLRLSQRVLCRFAVRVTDAPSSGDDEDGEDEAEDTGAPYWTRPERMDKKLLAVPAANTVRFRCPAAGNPAPSISWLKNGKEFRGEHRIGGIKLRHQQWSLVMESVVPSDRGNYTCVVENKFGSIQQTYTLDVLERSPHRPILQAGLPANQTAVVGSDVEFHCKVYSDAQPHIQWLKHVEVNGSKVGPDGTPYVTVLKTAGANSTDRELEVLSLHNVTFEDAGEYTCLAGNSIGFSHHSAWLVVLPAEEELVEADEAGSVYAGVLSYGVGFSLFTLAVAAVTLCRLRSPPKKGLGSPAVHKVSRFPLKRQVSLESNSSMNSNSPLVRIARLSSGEGPALANVSELELPADPKWELSRARLTLGKPLGEGCFGQVVMAEAIGIDKDRAAKPVTVAVKMLKDDATDKDLSDLVSEMEMMKMIGKHKNILNLLGACTQGGPLYVLVEYAAKGNLREYLRARRPPGMDYSFDTCRLPEEQLTFKDLVSCAYQVARGMEYLASQKCIHRDLAARNVLVTEDNVMKIADFGLARDVHNLDYYKKTTNGRLPVKWMAPEALFDRVYTHQSDVWSFGVLLWEIFTLGGSPYPGIPVEELFKLLREGHRMDRPANCTHDLYMIMRECWHAAPSQRPTFKQLVEDLDRVLAVTSTDEYLDLSVPFEQYSPGGQDTPSSGSSGDDSVFAHDLLPPASPGGGGPRT encoded by the exons atgggcgccccggcccgcgcccTCGCGCTCTGCCTGGCCGTGGCCGTCGTGGCCCGCGCCACCTCGGGGCTCCCGGGCACGGAGCTGCGCGTCGGACGCAGAGCGGCAG AGGCCCCGGGCCCAGAGCCCGGTCAGCAGGAGCAGCTGGTCTTCGGCGCTGGGGACGCCGTGGAGCTGAGCTGCCACCCGCCCGCCGGCGGCCCCTCGGGGCCCACCGTCTGGGTCAAGGAcggggtggggctggagccctcCGAGCGCGTCCTGGTGGGGCCGCAGAGGCTGCGTGTGCTCAATGCCTCCCACGAGGACGCCGGCACCTACGGCTGCTGGCTGCGGCTCTCCCAGCGCGTCCTGTGTCGCTTCGCCGTGCGTGTGACAG ATGCTCCGTCCTCGGGCGACGATGAAGACGGAGAGGACGAGGCCGAGGACACGG GGGCCCCTTACTGGACACGGCCCGAGCGGATGGACAAGAAGCTTCTGGCCGTGCCGGCCGCCAACACCGTCCGCTTCCGCTGCCCGGCCGCCGGCAACCCCGCGCCGTCCATCTCCTGGCTCAAGAACGGCAAGGAGTTCCGCGGCGAGCACCGCATCGGGGGCATCAAG CTGCGCCACCAGCAGTGGAGCCTGGTCATGGAGAGCGTGGTGCCCTCTGACCGCGGCAACTACACCTGCGTCGTGGAGAACAAGTTCGGCAGCATCCAGCAGACGTACACGCTGGACGTGCTGG AGCGCTCCCCGCACCGGCCCATCCTGCAGGCGGGGCTGCCGGCCAACCAGACGGCGGTGGTGGGCAGCGACGTGGAGTTCCACTGCAAGGTGTACAGCGACGCGCAGCCCCACATCCAGTGGCTCAAGCACGTGGAGGTGAACGGCAGCAAGGTGGGCCCCGACGGCACGCCCTACGTCACCGTGCTCAAG ACGGCGGGCGCCAACAGCACCGACAGGGAGCTGGAGGTGCTGTCTTTGCACAATGTCACCTTTGAGGACGCGGGGGAGTACACCTGTCTGGCGGGCAATTCTATCGGCTTTTCCCATCACTCTGCGTGGCTGGTGGTGCTGCCAG CTGAGGAGGAGCTGGTGGAGGCCGACGAGGCGGGCAGCGTGTACGCGGGCGTCCTCAGCTACGGGGTGGGCTTCTCCCTCTTCACGCTGGCGGTGGCGGCCGTGACCCTCTGCCGCCTGCGCAGCCCACCCAAGAAGGGGCTGGGCTCGCCCGCCGTGCACAAGGTCTCCCGCTTCCCGCTCAAGCGACAG GTGTCCTTGGAGTCCAACTCGTCCATGAACTCCAACTCGCCGCTGGTGCGCATCGCCCGCCTGTCCTCCGGGGAGGGCCCCGCGCTGGCCAACGTCTCGGAGCTTGAGCTGCCCGCCGACCCCAAGTGGGAGCTGTCCCGGGCCCG GCTGACGCTGGGCAAGCCGCTCGGGGAGGGCTGCTTCGGCCAGGTGGTCATGGCGGAGGCCATCGGCATCGACAAGGACCGCGCGGCCAAGCCCGTCACCGTGGCAGTGAAGATGCTGAAGG ACGACGCCACGGACAAGGACCTGTCCGACCTGGTGTCTGAGATGGAGATGATGAAGATGATCGGGAAGCACAAGAACATCCTCAATCTGCTGGGAGCCTGCACGCAGGGAG GGCCCCTGTACGTGCTGGTGGAGTACGCGGCCAAGGGCAACCTGCGGGAGTACCTGCGGGCGCGGCGGCCCCCGGGCATGGACTACTCCTTCGACACCTGCAGGCTGCCCGAGGAGCAGCTCACCTTCAAGGACCTGGTGTCCTGCGCCTACCAGGTGGCCCGCGGAATGGAGTACCTGGCCTCCCAGAAG TGCATCCACCGGGACCTGGCCGCGCGCAACGTGCTGGTGACCGAGGACAACGTGATGAAGATCGCGGACTTCGGCCTGGCCCGCGACGTGCACAACCTCGACTACTACAAGAAGACGACCAAT GGGCGGCTGCCAGTGAAGTGGATGGCGCCCGAGGCCCTGTTCGACCGCGTCTACACCCACCAGAGTGACGT CTGGTCCTTCGGCGTCCTGCTCTGGGAGattttcaccctgggcggctcgcCGTACCCCGGCATCCCCGTGGAGGAGCTCTTCAAGCTGCTGAGGGAAGGCCACCGCATGGACAGGCCGGCCAACTGCACGCACGACCT GTACATGATCATGCGCGAGTGCTGGCACGCGGCGCCGTCCCAGAGGCCCACGTTCAAGCAGCTGGTGGAGGACCTGGACCGCGTCCTGGCCGTGACGTCCACGGAC GAGTACCTGGACCTCTCGGTGCCCTTCGAGCAGTACTCGCCCGGCGGCCAGGACACACCCAGCTCCGGCTCCTCGGGGGACGACTCCGTGTTCGCCCACGACCTGCTGCCGCCCGCCTCGCCCGGCGGCGGGGGTCCGCGGACGTGA
- the FGFR3 gene encoding fibroblast growth factor receptor 3 isoform X1 — protein MKVRHRVHVTKVLSERWPRGALLSASARPSRTHWPAGPRPAARRRGRSHPRGGAGSGRKASSSCRPPQCFCTPLGVAPPRVLAWGPPHAAVSPTEAPGPEPGQQEQLVFGAGDAVELSCHPPAGGPSGPTVWVKDGVGLEPSERVLVGPQRLRVLNASHEDAGTYGCWLRLSQRVLCRFAVRVTDAPSSGDDEDGEDEAEDTAGAPYWTRPERMDKKLLAVPAANTVRFRCPAAGNPAPSISWLKNGKEFRGEHRIGGIKLRHQQWSLVMESVVPSDRGNYTCVVENKFGSIQQTYTLDVLERSPHRPILQAGLPANQTAVVGSDVEFHCKVYSDAQPHIQWLKHVEVNGSKVGPDGTPYVTVLKTAGANSTDRELEVLSLHNVTFEDAGEYTCLAGNSIGFSHHSAWLVVLPAEEELVEADEAGSVYAGVLSYGVGFSLFTLAVAAVTLCRLRSPPKKGLGSPAVHKVSRFPLKRQQVSLESNSSMNSNSPLVRIARLSSGEGPALANVSELELPADPKWELSRARLTLGKPLGEGCFGQVVMAEAIGIDKDRAAKPVTVAVKMLKDDATDKDLSDLVSEMEMMKMIGKHKNILNLLGACTQGGPLYVLVEYAAKGNLREYLRARRPPGMDYSFDTCRLPEEQLTFKDLVSCAYQVARGMEYLASQKCIHRDLAARNVLVTEDNVMKIADFGLARDVHNLDYYKKTTNGRLPVKWMAPEALFDRVYTHQSDVWSFGVLLWEIFTLGGSPYPGIPVEELFKLLREGHRMDRPANCTHDLYMIMRECWHAAPSQRPTFKQLVEDLDRVLAVTSTDEYLDLSVPFEQYSPGGQDTPSSGSSGDDSVFAHDLLPPASPGGGGPRT, from the exons ATGAAAGTCAGGCATCGCGTCCATGTAACTAAAGTTCTGTCGGAGCGATGGCCCAGAGGCGCGCTGCTGTCGGCGTCCGCCCGGCCGAGCAGAACACACTGGCCAGCAGGCCCTCGGCCGGCAGCTCGGCGCCGGGGGCGGAGCCATCCCCGGGGCGGGGCTGGTTCTGGGCGCAAGGCCTCGTCCTCCTGCCGGCCCCCCCAGTGTTTCTGTACCCCCTTGGGTGTCGCGCCCCCACGTGTGCTGGCGTGGGGGCCGCCTCACGCTGCTGTCTCGCCCACAGAGGCCCCGGGCCCAGAGCCCGGTCAGCAGGAGCAGCTGGTCTTCGGCGCTGGGGACGCCGTGGAGCTGAGCTGCCACCCGCCCGCCGGCGGCCCCTCGGGGCCCACCGTCTGGGTCAAGGAcggggtggggctggagccctcCGAGCGCGTCCTGGTGGGGCCGCAGAGGCTGCGTGTGCTCAATGCCTCCCACGAGGACGCCGGCACCTACGGCTGCTGGCTGCGGCTCTCCCAGCGCGTCCTGTGTCGCTTCGCCGTGCGTGTGACAG ATGCTCCGTCCTCGGGCGACGATGAAGACGGAGAGGACGAGGCCGAGGACACGG CAGGGGCCCCTTACTGGACACGGCCCGAGCGGATGGACAAGAAGCTTCTGGCCGTGCCGGCCGCCAACACCGTCCGCTTCCGCTGCCCGGCCGCCGGCAACCCCGCGCCGTCCATCTCCTGGCTCAAGAACGGCAAGGAGTTCCGCGGCGAGCACCGCATCGGGGGCATCAAG CTGCGCCACCAGCAGTGGAGCCTGGTCATGGAGAGCGTGGTGCCCTCTGACCGCGGCAACTACACCTGCGTCGTGGAGAACAAGTTCGGCAGCATCCAGCAGACGTACACGCTGGACGTGCTGG AGCGCTCCCCGCACCGGCCCATCCTGCAGGCGGGGCTGCCGGCCAACCAGACGGCGGTGGTGGGCAGCGACGTGGAGTTCCACTGCAAGGTGTACAGCGACGCGCAGCCCCACATCCAGTGGCTCAAGCACGTGGAGGTGAACGGCAGCAAGGTGGGCCCCGACGGCACGCCCTACGTCACCGTGCTCAAG ACGGCGGGCGCCAACAGCACCGACAGGGAGCTGGAGGTGCTGTCTTTGCACAATGTCACCTTTGAGGACGCGGGGGAGTACACCTGTCTGGCGGGCAATTCTATCGGCTTTTCCCATCACTCTGCGTGGCTGGTGGTGCTGCCAG CTGAGGAGGAGCTGGTGGAGGCCGACGAGGCGGGCAGCGTGTACGCGGGCGTCCTCAGCTACGGGGTGGGCTTCTCCCTCTTCACGCTGGCGGTGGCGGCCGTGACCCTCTGCCGCCTGCGCAGCCCACCCAAGAAGGGGCTGGGCTCGCCCGCCGTGCACAAGGTCTCCCGCTTCCCGCTCAAGCGACAG CAGGTGTCCTTGGAGTCCAACTCGTCCATGAACTCCAACTCGCCGCTGGTGCGCATCGCCCGCCTGTCCTCCGGGGAGGGCCCCGCGCTGGCCAACGTCTCGGAGCTTGAGCTGCCCGCCGACCCCAAGTGGGAGCTGTCCCGGGCCCG GCTGACGCTGGGCAAGCCGCTCGGGGAGGGCTGCTTCGGCCAGGTGGTCATGGCGGAGGCCATCGGCATCGACAAGGACCGCGCGGCCAAGCCCGTCACCGTGGCAGTGAAGATGCTGAAGG ACGACGCCACGGACAAGGACCTGTCCGACCTGGTGTCTGAGATGGAGATGATGAAGATGATCGGGAAGCACAAGAACATCCTCAATCTGCTGGGAGCCTGCACGCAGGGAG GGCCCCTGTACGTGCTGGTGGAGTACGCGGCCAAGGGCAACCTGCGGGAGTACCTGCGGGCGCGGCGGCCCCCGGGCATGGACTACTCCTTCGACACCTGCAGGCTGCCCGAGGAGCAGCTCACCTTCAAGGACCTGGTGTCCTGCGCCTACCAGGTGGCCCGCGGAATGGAGTACCTGGCCTCCCAGAAG TGCATCCACCGGGACCTGGCCGCGCGCAACGTGCTGGTGACCGAGGACAACGTGATGAAGATCGCGGACTTCGGCCTGGCCCGCGACGTGCACAACCTCGACTACTACAAGAAGACGACCAAT GGGCGGCTGCCAGTGAAGTGGATGGCGCCCGAGGCCCTGTTCGACCGCGTCTACACCCACCAGAGTGACGT CTGGTCCTTCGGCGTCCTGCTCTGGGAGattttcaccctgggcggctcgcCGTACCCCGGCATCCCCGTGGAGGAGCTCTTCAAGCTGCTGAGGGAAGGCCACCGCATGGACAGGCCGGCCAACTGCACGCACGACCT GTACATGATCATGCGCGAGTGCTGGCACGCGGCGCCGTCCCAGAGGCCCACGTTCAAGCAGCTGGTGGAGGACCTGGACCGCGTCCTGGCCGTGACGTCCACGGAC GAGTACCTGGACCTCTCGGTGCCCTTCGAGCAGTACTCGCCCGGCGGCCAGGACACACCCAGCTCCGGCTCCTCGGGGGACGACTCCGTGTTCGCCCACGACCTGCTGCCGCCCGCCTCGCCCGGCGGCGGGGGTCCGCGGACGTGA